One genomic segment of Ricinus communis isolate WT05 ecotype wild-type chromosome 5, ASM1957865v1, whole genome shotgun sequence includes these proteins:
- the LOC8258207 gene encoding MLP-like protein 328, translated as MADDIKGQLESEVELKATAEQFFSFWKGQIHQAPNHTPSNIQAVHVHEGDWETSGSIWIFHYTIEGKPGIFKERVEVDEDNKIVKFIGLEGDVFKIYKVYNGIWHIKPKSQGCSAKLILEYEKLNPSVPAPHIYMDFMIRITKEIDEGVVKA; from the exons ATGGCCGATGACATTAAAGGTCAGCTAGAGAGTGAGGTAGAACTCAAGGCCACTGCTGAACAATTCTTCAGTTTCTGGAAAGGTCAAATCCACCAAGCTCCCAATCATACCCCTTCCAATATACAAGCAGTTCATGTACATGAAGGTGATTGGGAGACTTCAGGCTCCATCTGGATCTTTCACTACACCATAG AAGGGAAGCCTGGTATATTCAAAGAGAGGGTGGAAGTTGATGAAGATAACAAGATAGTGAAGTTTATTGGTCTGGAAGGTGATGTGTTCAAGATTTACAAGGTCTACAATGGGATATGGCATATCAAGCCCAAAAGCCAGGGATGCTCGGCAAAATTGATtcttgaatatgagaaactgaATCCTAGTGTTCCAGCTCCACATATTTACATGGATTTTATGATCCGTATTACTAAGGAGATTGATGAAGGCGTTGTCAAGGCATAa